In Oncorhynchus mykiss isolate Arlee chromosome 19, USDA_OmykA_1.1, whole genome shotgun sequence, the sequence CCATCTACTCCTTATGACAGTCTAAAGTGGAGTAGAGGTCAAGTCTCTGGGCTGTGTAAATATACCCCTGGCTTTGCCCCTTGAAAGGGCTTTATTATGGTCTCCCCTTAGCGAGTCttgttatgtcccaaatggcaccctattctctatatagtgcactacttttgattagtGACCTtcgggctctgttcaaaagtaaaatagggtgccatttgggatgcagacacggAGTCTCTTTGATGCACTTGTGCCAGAGTTTGTCTATCAACCCAGAAATCCCTCTGTTGCCCCAGCTGCTGGAATCTCATTATACTGAATTCCTTGCTTTTATTGTTTAGCACTTTACCCCACAACCTGGGGGAAGTGCATTAAGGTCAGAAACATTATTAGCCCGGGATGAGGAAGGTCACCGTGTGACCTCACAGTGGCACGGCCCCCCACGGTGTGTGACAATATGATGCGTAAATTGATGCGTTGAGGTCAAAATGAAAAGGACCTAACGTCACAGGTCTATGAGCTGAATACCTGAGATGGTCAAGGAACCCAAATCATCTGCAAGGGGTTGTCTGTGTCGTCTCTGCTGTTCTCAGATGATGAAAGACAACTGACCAATATATCTCTGGGGAATTTCGTCTACACTTTTAGTGAAATGTATGCCATGAGGCATAGAGACAGAGTTACGAATTCCAACACCTCTAAAGTATAATCAGCATTTCTGCATATCACGACCACAAGACAACACCCCCTGAGAAACTAGAGCGAAGGAGAAATAATAcgcaaccagtggaggctgctgagaggaggacggctcataataatggctggaatgaagtcaatggaatggtatcaaacatgtggcttccatgtggttgataccattctactgactccattccagccaatattatgagccgtcctcctctcagcaacCTCCACTGGTTGCAGCTACCTCCACCTAGCAAGATACCTCACTTTCACCACCATGTTAAAGAGGAGAAACATAGGTTCCAGGATAATCAGAATTCCATTCATACTGAGACATATGACACAGGCTAAACAGTCCACATAAACCGAAGTGGAAATATTGGTAATGAATCGGATGTTACGAAAGCAGAACACTGGCTCGAATATAACCGATTGACACACTCTCAATGCCACTAGTCACAGAAATCttgtctcagagcattttgtattactCTGTACATCAAttcgagacactccatttagtatgacatGATaatgttttgtatggtatgtattcatttgtggatgtccatcatctatTTCGTATATGTTAAGAATTGTAATTCGTATGATGTTACAAATTTGTTAAATGTATATGTTACAAAtaccaatttgttgtggctaacgttagctaggtggatAACACGAACATTAGCTAGTTGGCTAACATTCACTAggctaggggaagggttagctaaaagggttaaggtcagtggtgtaaaataatagttttttggggtatctgtacttcattatttatattttttagaaCTTGTACTTTTAATTCAATACATTCATAAAGaaaacattttccctgacacccaaaagtacattaCAATTTCAATGCTTATAGCAGTataggaaaatggtccaattcatgcactcaTTAAAAtgtccctagtcatccctactgcctctgatctggcagactcactaaacacaaatgcttagtttctaaatgacgtctgagtgttggagtgtgcccctggctgtcaaaatgtaatttttttaatttaaaggaaatcatgctgtctggtttgcttaatataagtgcATTTAAAACCAGATcgttttagacttttactcaagtagtttttTTACTTTCTCTTTTACTTGAGTGATTTTATATTAAGGTTTCTATTAAGGTACTTTTTCCACTTCTGGTTAAGGTTACATGCTGGTTAAGGTTACATGCTAAGTATTTacaaagttgctaattagataCAATGCTAACGTTGTCCGGGATGAGATTCTAACATGCaactttgggttgctagacatttgcgTTATACGCCCGACCAAACACCCTCTTTTCATTTTTGCcataagtaaccttctgtcttatgttaTGTTCtgtcccagatttacatttactatgttacatctagtctgaGACCAGTCTGGTCAAAGAGCCATCTCCTCGATGAGCTAAGAGGTTGGAGCTCACTGCTCATATCCAGATTGTATCAcattcggccgtgattgggagtcccatagagcggcgcacaattggcccagcgttgtccgggtttggcccggggtaggccgtcattgtaaataagaatttgttcttaaccgacttgcctagttaaataaataaataaatatctagGCCAAAGTAGAGCCACAGCAAATGCTGGTAAAACATATCTGTTCCTCCCCTGCCAAAACATTTCCTCAATGATTCAAAAGCCATTGGCAGCGCTAGTGTAAAGGAAGCAGACAAACACAGTAAAAtgttgaaataaaaataatgtaaGAGTTTAGCCTTTCAAAGTCTCCATGCTTGACATCCACTGGTCAGTCAACCATGAATTACTGCACACATCAGCTTACACTGAGCAGCTTTAGCCCCATGATCACTGCAGTCTCACAATGCAGGATTAGTTCTCCACATCGGAGTAAGAATTTACACTGGTTACCACTTCAAaacaaagtagaaatacaaaaaaCTCTTCGTTTCTACAGAAATTAAATCTGATTCATTATTTCATTTGGTATTTCTAATTCTGTAGCCATTGCACTCAAGGTAGAGGTTCATTTTAGTTGCCACAGATCTCCCTGGAGAAGTGGTAATTGTTATTGAGTGGAGGGAGAGTTGTTTTTGTTCTGCCCATTCTGCTTGTGCCATTTTGTATTTTGCTTGGTACATGTTGTATGTTTTGTTGTTTATATGTTAAAAAAGAAGCACAGTAATGTCTTGTACATATTTGAAGAAATAAATTAATCAATGTCCACCCAGTGAGCAAAGACGTTAGATTAATTTTCAGTTCTGAATCAAAAGtagaaaatacttttttttccgGACTTTGAAATCAGGTACATTTTCTGTTCTGAATCAAAGTTGAAAACATGTCATTTACGGACGttgtaaatatgtatttttttggtCATTGATTCAATGGCCAAATTTCATCTGTACATACAATACATTCTCAATTAAGCATTATATCGTATATATTGTATCCATTTAATATAGGAAAGCGGAGCCAACTAAAGATCGCAACATAAAACATTTATTGCTCCCATCTGTTACATGCACTAATTAGTGATGGGTCGTTTGCAAACGAACGGCTCTTTTTGGTGAACGTCGGGAACCGAATCACTTCGGTGAAAGAGCTCCCTGATTtgcatactgctactactgcttttTGAGCTAAAAACAATGATTATCTGCAGTACAATTATTTTGCTAAAGCGTGTGAAAACTCTGCAGAAACAATAAATAGTGGGGAGATTGTTGCAGTGAGTTAAAAATAAACGTACTTTTTTTATTCAGGTGATCTGATAATTTGGCCAGGTAAAAATCTATTTGAATGCACATTTCACAATCTGACATGAGACTGCTTTTTGGGCTTTACATTGGAGATGAGCATTTTTTTTTCATGGCTCTAGGTACATTTTTAAGCATTTACAACACCGAGCCATTCAGGAGCCCAGAAAAAAACTCAATACCCATCACTAGAATTGATTTTATGGTTTCAAAAGCTTAAAAACTGTCACGAGTTCTATGGCAGTAGCGCCGAAACCAGCCGTTGGCTGATCTCGCAGTCCGTCGCCATCTAGCATTACCCTTAGAAGCTCCCCCCTACATTGTGGACGATTTaaacaaggaagtgagtttggaaAATCTGAAAGTATGCATCTTAGAAATAGTTCTCGCATGTAAACGTTATATGTCCGAGCTCAGAGTCAAATTGGGCTTCCCAAAAATAATATGGTCAATGTGATAAATAAAATGTTCTAATTGCCGATTCTTGCCATTTTTCAAAGTCCTGATACAGCAGTAGCAGGCTCGCTTCCTCTCCCGCCTCGATTTTAACCACACCACTTTCAAGTCCCACTTTGTAGCAGTTTTACCAAGCTCTATGCGCCAGTAATTCGAGCCTGGGTACCATGTTAAATCTGAACCACATATGGGCCACATATAGGCCGGTCCGGACCGGATTTGAACCAAAcatatgattggttcagatttggttcAGACCAGATCAAATCAAGGCCAGTCAAGAGAGAAGAAGTGTCATCATCCTCATCCCAGTTTTTCTCCATGTGGGGCAGTGAGGTTTCCATGGAGATTTCCACAGCTCCAAAACTTAAAAATGTGAAAAACATGGGCCGTCCACTTCAAAACAGATTTGACATTTAACCAGAGGGACTCAAACTGACAAGATGATTTATTGTCTTGAAGGATCAGGACATCTCTTGCCTTCACcacacaatttaaaggcaaaacCAAACAAGGGCATTAAGCAAAAACAGAGATGGGCAACATGTGGAGTCAATGACAAAGAGACGGAACAGTAACTGTTATTATCTCCCATAGTCTAGTGTTTAGCCTGATTTTCATGAAGTGTAAGCCGGCTGAACTCACTACAACAGTGGCCTTATAGACTTTAACCAGTGTTTTTTCTGGTTAGGTCACATGATCAGGATAAACTCAGGAAACTGACCCAGTATTCACTTACTCAAGCATTATGGCGAGGTCACAGGCACAGCAGTTTCCACAGTGACCACACAACTGCCCAAAATGGCTGCCATGCACAATGCACCAGAGATGGGTGATACTACCGGGTGTGTCACCGTCTCCTCAGAGGTGTGGTTCAGTAAACGGCAGCAAATCTGTCAGCGCCGCCAGCCCTGTCCTGTTATTAGGGAAGCAGCTGCATCACACAGGAAAGTTGATCAGTCAATAGAGCCATTTACCAGAAATGTGAGCGATTCAAAACATTGGCGCAACTTTACTGTCCCTCATCATTCAATTCCCCTCATCTAGAGTATAAGCTTTCTGGTGCACGCAATACTTTCTATTATGTTTTCCCTTTGGTGTTACTAGTGCAGTTATTCCTTGTTTGGTAACTACTAATTCTCTGTGGACTCAGATAAGTTGCCTGGAGAATCGTTTTACAGCGTCCTTGTTTCATTTTCCTGACCTAGTAAACTACATTTTGTTTATGGAGAGTATATCAAGTTGATAATTTGAGCTCAACAACAACCCATGTCAACCTAGAGACAGAAATCTAGAACCTGGATCCTATCATCCATTGAGTAAAATGCTTGCAGCCCACACGGACCTGGCCTCTCTCTGAAACAGGGGCAAGTGTTATTGTGGAATGTTCTGTTTAAACGATCTCAAGGCCCTGTACTCAGCTGGAGGGCCCAGGCTCCAGGGTTAGTTAGGGCTTGTTCTACAATGGgtttgagggagagaggggtggatatTGATGAATGGGATAACAGGGGGTAGAGTTTTGACCCTGGCTGCTGTTCACTCACCTAAACCTTATTGAGCACTAATGAGTTCTGATGAGACGCAGACCCTACTGTACTACAGAGAAAGACTCCTCAATACTCCTCTTCTGAAAGTTGCCAGGCTGCTTTCAGGCATAATGTAAACATGATATATGAGACACAGGGCAACTGAAGCACAATGTATGGATTCCTGAGTGTTCCTGAGATTATTTGAACATGTTATGGACCCATAAAAAGTGACTGACTTGAACTGTACCATCTGAAGTTCAGGTAAATAAATGGTATTTCTCTGCTTATAAACCTATTGcttaaaataaacaaaatataaaatatataaagttATCAATATGATAGCAGTAAATGTGCAATCAATGAGCTTTAAACATAAATGGTTGGGTGTTTTTCAGTGAGGATGAGAGGATATGTTCAAATGTGGTCAAAGCCAACACTGCCATCTGCTGGTGAAATTAACAGTGTGCACAATTGAAACTTTCACAATCATTGATTGTGGGAGACTACATCCTTAGATCTGCCCCTATAATACAAGCATTCTAGGATAATATTTAGCTTTAGGATGAGCACACTAGAGCAGACCTGTACTGGCTCTGACATTTCATTTTCACAATCCTTTTTAGCACGGTTCCAGCAATTATGGATGTGTTACCAGAACAGTGCAACATGACTCGGCTCAGTAAAGGTACAATTATTACACTGTGTCCATGCAGTACATTTGAAAGGACTGGATGGGTGTCACAGGAAAAGTATCTTTATTATCTGACATCAGAATAATTGACCAAACAGACATTTAAACCACTTCAAGTTACAGTTGAGTAGAATTGTAGCTTATCTaaacaaaacagaaaaaaaagGTACTTTAACTACCTTAAGGAATGCTTGGTCTCTGTCAAGATGTCCACTACCAGAATTACTGGTCAAATATTTGACAAGTCAGTACTAATTGAGTATGGCAATACCTAGCTTATCTATTGTGAACCTCTTATGCTAAGTAAACAGTATATTTACATGCCAACTACAAAAGGTGATCTAAGCATGGTAGCAAAGTAAAAGTCTAAATATGGTAACATAGTAATAATTAACACTCCTTTTCCATGTTCAGGCCATCATACTATTCAGATAGCTATTCAGATAGGACAATGATTGTGTTTTGTGACCTGGTGTCTCTTAAAAAGGTTCCCAATTGGGAAATGTTGATCCCATAGTCAAAGCAGTGGTATGGCTTCTCACAAGTTTAGATTTTACAGGTTTACAAAACTCTTTTCATATCCAGTACAGTCATAAAGAGATTCTCCAGTGTGGGTTTGCTGATGTGCTCTAAGGCCAGAAATCTGCCTGAAAcacttcccacagtcagagcagcgaTGGGGTTTATCTCCAGTAGAGCGCATGTGAGGAGGCATATGCGTAACCTGGTGTGTTTTTAGATAATCTAACCGGGTGAAACATTTCTCACAGTCAAGACATTGATACGGTTTTTCTCCAGTATGTTCACGCTGATGTATCTTTAAGTGTTTTCCGTGGCTAAACTGTTTCCCACACTCAGGGCAGACATAAGGCTTCTCCCCAGTATGCATTCGCTGGTGGTCTGTAAGGTTGCCTAGTTTACCAAagctctttccacagtcagagcaaagGTATGGTTTTTCTTGTCTATGTATTATTCTCTGATGATTTTTCAATTGGGTGGAATTATTGTAGCTTTTCTCACATTCAGGACATTGGTATGGTTTCTCTCCATTATGCGACATAATATGAACTTTCAACCGATCTGATCTTGTGAACTTCTCATCACAATACGTACAATgaaaaggcttctctccagtatgTAACCGCTTGTGTTTTTTCAAATTACCTTCTGAAGATAATCCTTTCCCGCACTCAGAACAGTGgtgaggcttctctccagtgtgtatccTTTCGTGTGCTTTTAGGTCTTCTTCTATAAGGAAGGTAAGACCACAGTTAGAGCACAGgtgaggcttctctccagtgtgttgttgtttatgtctcTTAAAAGGTCTCCAAGATGTAAAACTTTCGTTACAGTCTGGACAGTGGTGACggggcttctctccagtgtgtgtgtacaggtgatGGTTAAGACCTGTTTGTGTTGTGAAAGTCTTTTCACACTGAGAGCACTGGTAAGGTCTCTCACCAGTGTGTATACGCACATGTTCTTTAAGATGTGATCGTTTTGAGTATCTCTTTTCACAGATGGGGCACTGGTGAGGCTTTACCCCAGTGTGAGTTCGCTGGTGGGCATTAAGGTTGCCCAGTAgagcaaagctctttccacagtcagagcaaatGTAAGAAGATGCTGTATGCACTGCTCTCTGGTGAACTTTTAATTTGCTAGAATCATGGAATTTCTTCTCACAAACAGGGCATTGGTAAGGCTTCTCTTCAGAATGTATTTTCATATGATCTTTTAACTGGTCAGCTCTGGTGTACCGCTTATCACACTGTGTGCAGtggaaaggtttctctcctgAATGTAACAGCTTGTGTTTCTTTAAACAACCTGCGGTAGAGAAATTTCGCCCGCAGTCAGAGCAGTGGTGAGGATTCTCTGTGTGAATCCTTTCATGTGCTTTTAGATCTTCTAATACagggaaactaacactacagacagagCATTGGTGAGGCTTCTTTCCAGTGTGCTTGTGTCTTTTCAATTCCAATGCATTTGAGAAATATAAATTGCAATTTTCACAATGGTAAAGTTTCTCTCCAGAGTGTGAGGACAGATGCCGCTTAAGATGT encodes:
- the LOC110497545 gene encoding zinc finger protein 271 isoform X2 — translated: MPTAVTSHRRSAVTSQGSRIDIATNYHRPMLTWWQPHPGQRLQREGSFLGEAGVCPPESSDSSVEALSTSGMQHQEVDKGKSLQRKKSSTKLSHPQRHLQAHSRKTSSHCSDSDECFSSVSSYQCPECKKRFSSNAGLQKHMRIHSGERPFQCSQCDKSFINSSNLYQHLPVHSGEKPHHCSDCGRTFSTVRYLTKHKRLHSGIKPFCCHQCDKRFIRSDQLKVHMMAHTGERPYQCGQCEKSFKMKSNLKDHLLLHKVEMSHHSPDCDQSFSTEETLKEHMLLHTGEKPFHCLQCDKRSNELKDHMMTHEEQPDSQPSSANRSPSSRHEEQECQEMSLAVKKSSDLIQHLQVNSGEKPFHCLHCENRYSTSEELKEHMKTHAEELPDSQPGSENRSITRSVENQCQEMAHTVKKPDRSPDYGTDFAQQDNLTEHQQTHTGRKSHHCPECGKKYHSASHFKEHLRSHTGERPYQCSQCAKTFTKQIHLKRHLSSHSGEKLYHCENCNLYFSNALELKRHKHTGKKPHQCSVCSVSFPVLEDLKAHERIHTENPHHCSDCGRNFSTAGCLKKHKLLHSGEKPFHCTQCDKRYTRADQLKDHMKIHSEEKPYQCPVCEKKFHDSSKLKVHQRAVHTASSYICSDCGKSFALLGNLNAHQRTHTGVKPHQCPICEKRYSKRSHLKEHVRIHTGERPYQCSQCEKTFTTQTGLNHHLYTHTGEKPRHHCPDCNESFTSWRPFKRHKQQHTGEKPHLCSNCGLTFLIEEDLKAHERIHTGEKPHHCSECGKGLSSEGNLKKHKRLHTGEKPFHCTYCDEKFTRSDRLKVHIMSHNGEKPYQCPECEKSYNNSTQLKNHQRIIHRQEKPYLCSDCGKSFGKLGNLTDHQRMHTGEKPYVCPECGKQFSHGKHLKIHQREHTGEKPYQCLDCEKCFTRLDYLKTHQVTHMPPHMRSTGDKPHRCSDCGKCFRQISGLRAHQQTHTGESLYDCTGYEKSFVNL
- the LOC110497545 gene encoding zinc finger protein 271 isoform X3, producing the protein MQHQEVDKGKSLQRKKSSTKLSHPQRHLQAHSRKTSSHCSDSDECFSSVSSYQCPECKKRFSSNAGLQKHMRIHSGERPFQCSQCDKSFINSSNLYQHLPVHSGEKPHHCSDCGRTFSTVRYLTKHKRLHSGIKPFCCHQCDKRFIRSDQLKVHMMAHTGERPYQCGQCEKSFKMKSNLKDHLLLHKVEMSHHSPDCDQSFSTEETLKEHMLLHTGEKPFHCLQCDKRSNELKDHMMTHEEQPDSQPSSANRSPSSRHEEQECQEMSLAVKKSSDLIQHLQVNSGEKPFHCLHCENRYSTSEELKEHMKTHAEELPDSQPGSENRSITRSVENQCQEMAHTVKKPDRSPDYGTDFAQQDNLTEHQQTHTGRKSHHCPECGKKYHSASHFKEHLRSHTGERPYQCSQCAKTFTKQIHLKRHLSSHSGEKLYHCENCNLYFSNALELKRHKHTGKKPHQCSVCSVSFPVLEDLKAHERIHTENPHHCSDCGRNFSTAGCLKKHKLLHSGEKPFHCTQCDKRYTRADQLKDHMKIHSEEKPYQCPVCEKKFHDSSKLKVHQRAVHTASSYICSDCGKSFALLGNLNAHQRTHTGVKPHQCPICEKRYSKRSHLKEHVRIHTGERPYQCSQCEKTFTTQTGLNHHLYTHTGEKPRHHCPDCNESFTSWRPFKRHKQQHTGEKPHLCSNCGLTFLIEEDLKAHERIHTGEKPHHCSECGKGLSSEGNLKKHKRLHTGEKPFHCTYCDEKFTRSDRLKVHIMSHNGEKPYQCPECEKSYNNSTQLKNHQRIIHRQEKPYLCSDCGKSFGKLGNLTDHQRMHTGEKPYVCPECGKQFSHGKHLKIHQREHTGEKPYQCLDCEKCFTRLDYLKTHQVTHMPPHMRSTGDKPHRCSDCGKCFRQISGLRAHQQTHTGESLYDCTGYEKSFVNL